Genomic DNA from Setaria italica strain Yugu1 chromosome V, Setaria_italica_v2.0, whole genome shotgun sequence:
AGCTGGTTCTCCGGATCTGTTGCTCTGATGTGACATGCTGTTGGATGGGATTGATGGATGGTTCTGGGGCGGCACACGAGAACTcgggccgccgacgccgagcccACCGCTCTGTTTGCCGCTTTGGAAGCAGGCACCAGGCAGGGCCAAGGACGGACCAAATagtcgccggcggggaggatCGGTCCAGCCACTGCCGCACACCAGGCGCGTGTCGCCGCCGTGCTACGCGCTGTGCTGCATCTTCCGCGAGCCGTCTCGGCCCCGAGCCTCACCGCAAAACTGCCGTGCTGGTGCCCTGCCCACGAACACCGGTCGGCCTCGGCAGCGTTTTGAAGCGCCAGGATGTACTTCTTGTAGTAGTCCAGTGCTGTGCTGGTTCTGCGTTTCCCTGGCTGGCGTCACTGCCTAGCGGTCGAGCCGATCGATTGCCTTGCCCCCGGCCCCTCGTGTCACATGCGCCTGCTCAAACCGCAGGAAGCCGCCACCCTCCCGCGCGAGGCCCTCGAGGCGCACATCGTCTCGCTGCTCCGCCGATGCCGGGGCCTCCTCGCGCTCCGCGCCACGCACGCGCACCTCCTCCGCATCCGCCTCCCGCGCCTCACCGCCGCCTTCGCGCTCTCCAAGCTCCTCGCCTCCTGCGCCTCGCACTCGcccaacgccgccgcctcctacgCCCGCAACCTGTTCGACCAAATCCCGGACCCGACCGCCTTCTGCTACAACTCCCTCATCCGCGCGCTCCCCGCCGCAGGCCCCTCAGCGCTGGCCGCCTACTGCCGCATGCTGCGCGCGGGGTCCCCGCGCCCCAACACCTTCACGCTCGCGTTCGCGCTCAAGGCGTGTGCggtggccgcgccggcgccggcgcacggGGAGGGTCGGCAGCTGCACGCGCAGGCGTTCCGCCAGGGGCTCGAGCCCAGTCCCTACGTGCGGACCGGTCTGCTCAACCTGTACGCCAAGTGCGAGGAGGTTGCCCTCGCCAGGACGGTGTTTGACGGCATGGCCGGGGACAGGAATTTGGTGGCGTGGAGCGCGATGATAGGCGGGTACTCGAGGGTGGGGATGGTGAATGAAGCGCTGGGGCTGTTCCGGGAGATGCAGGCGGCTGGGGTAGAGCCGGATGAGGTCACCATGGTCAGCGTCATCTCCGCGTGTGCCAAGGCAGGAGCACTTGATTTAGGGAGGTGGGTGCATGCTTATATCGACAAGAAAGGGATCACGGTTGATCTGGAGCTGAGCACCGCGCTGATTGATATGTATGCAAAGTGTGGGTCGATAGAGCGGGCGTTGGGGGTCTTTGATGTGATGGTGGAGAGGGATACAAAGGCATGGAGTGCAATGATTGTCGGATTAGCGATACACGGGCTTGTAGATGATGCATTGAGGCTTTTCTCAAGAATGCTAGAGCTCAAGGTAAAGAATGCTGCACTGATAAGTTCCTAGAGATAGGTTTGTCACTTGTTGATTTTGTTGGTTATTAGGCGATAATGAGGCCATATGCTTTGACTTGTATACATAGTTCGATAGAAGCTAATTTATACTGAAttattgtttgtttgttttagcCCACATGCTCAACTTGTTCTCCACTGGTAGCTCACATATTCAAGCTAGAGCGGATCAGCATTGCCTATGTTATCTTTCCAAACCATAAAGTTGCCATTACAGCTCTCATATTTCACCTAATTTCTTGTGTGTATTGCAATATTCTAGGTGAGGCCTAACAATGTCACATTTATCGGCGTGCTGTCAGCCTGTGCTCACAGTGGTTTAGTGGATGATGGGCGGCGATATTGGTCTGCTATGCAAAATTTGGGAATCAAACCTTCAATGGAGAACTATGGATGCATGGTTGACCTCTTGTGTCGATCTGGCCTTCTGGATGATGCTTACTCCTTTGTTATTGGTATGCCTATCTCACCAAATTCAGTCATCTGGAGGACTGTTCTTGTGGCTAGTAAAAGCTCAAACAGGATTGATATAGTGGAATCAGCATCAAAGAAACTCCTTGAGTTAGAACCTCTCAATCCGGAGAATTATGTTCTGCTCTCCAATTTGTACGCGTCGAACTCCCAGTGGGATAGAGTGAGCTATATGAGGAAAAAGATGAAGGACAACACTGTTGGTGCTGTTGCTGGTTGTAGTTCAATTGAAATAAACGGCTACTTGCATAAGTTTGTGGTGAGTGATGATTCGCACCCTGAAATCAAGGAGATAAGACTGGTTCTGAGAGAAATAGCGGACAGGGTGCGACGAGCTGGCCACAAACCTTGGACTGCAGCCGTTCTACATGACGTCGgtgaagaggaaaaagaagttGCACTTTGTGAGCACAGTGAAAGGCTAGCCATTGCATATGGACTGTTAAAGACGAAAGCCCCTTATGTCATTCGAGTGGTAAAGAACTTGAGGTTTTGCCCGGATTGCCATGAAGTGGCAAAGATAATAAGCAAGGCATACAATAGAGAGATCATAGTTAGAGATCGTGTTCGCTTCCATAAATTCATGGGAGGCAGTTGCTCTTGTAAGGACTTTTGGTGATTTCCTCGTGACAAATGAATCATAGTGATGCAAAATTATTCTAGATACATGCTACTAAGTACAAACATATGGTTATCCTGAATACATATGATAAATTTTGTGCTTTACAAATTTCCTCTGTACTTAATCAACTTTCAAGCCTAAACTTATGACAACATAATTCACCCTTCCTATAAACCACCACCGTGCAATTTTCGATATTTTCGTTTCTTTAACGGAATTTTCCAGTGTCATAGAGTGTTTGGGAGATAGGAGCTAATAgcctaattagaagtattaaatgtagtctaattgcaaaactaattgtacaactcctaggctaaatcgcgagacgaatctattaagggggcgtttggttccctttgcttatttttaagcaagtgtcacatcaatgtttagatactaattaggagtattaaacgtaggctatttacaaaacccattacataagtggaggctaaacagcgaaacgaacctattaagcctaattaatccatcattagcaaatgtttactgtagcagctgaCNNNNNNNNNNNNNNNNNNNNNNNNNNNNNNNNNNNNNNNNNNNNNNNNNNNNNNNNNNNNNNNNNNNNNNNNNNNNNNNNNNNNNNNNNNNNNNNNNNNNTGGCATATATATACGCGTCCGAGTACACCACGACGCCGGACGGGTTCCAGGTTGGCGCACGTATGAGTAATCTCAGAATGGATACGCGATCGTAtctaggggtgtttgataccctacgctaaactttaaactttagttctatcatatcggatgttcggatcctaattagtatctaaacattcgatgtgatgggtgcttaaaaataagcagacgaaccaaaccaggcctaagtctaattagtccatgatttgacaatgtagtgctacagtaaccattcactaatgatggattaattaggcttaatagattcgtcttgcgatttagcctagggattctgcTACAaagtaattagcttatatttagctCTCCTAATTAgaatccgaacatccgatatgatagaactaaagtttaaagtttagcgtagggtatcaaacaccccctagatACGATCGCGTATCCATTCTGAGATTACTCATACGTGCGCCAACCTGGAACCCGTCCGGCGTCGTGGTGTACTCGGACGCGTATATATATGCCAAATCCGGAGCGGTGGGGGGTTCGATTCCGATCCTACCCACACACCATCCCGTCCCCAGAAACTGACGGCGATGTCTGAAGAATCCACGGCGGAGGCGCCCGGTGACGCGGCGGCGTACCACGAGGAATACCTGGGAGTCCCCGGCGTCCGGTTCGCCCCGACGGACCAGGAACTCATCGTCCACTACCTCGGGCGGAAGCTGCGTAACGAGCCGCTCCCCACCGACCTCGTGGTCGACGGCCGCGACGCCTATGCGGAGCACCCCAAGAAGCTCGGTAGGTCGGCGGCGGCTTCACGGCGCATCTATTCCTCTTCCCCTTCTAGATCTCATCTCTCCGCTCACCTTCGTCTTCTCGAGCTCTTGCAGTGCCCAAGCTGGGCGAGGGCATCGGGGGCGCCTGGTACCTGTTCTCGCCGCGGGACCGCAAGTACGCCGGCGGGATGCAGCCGAAGCGGGAgatgggcgacggcgagggccgCTGGAAGGCGGTGGAAGCGGAGAAGCTggtcctcggcggcgccgacggcaaGGAGGTGATCGGGGCGAAGCGCGCGCTCACGTTCCACGAACATTCCCACCAGGTGGACGCGCTGGGGAAGCGGAAGCGGGTCAGCAGCAAGTCGAAGCCCACCAAGTGGAAAATGGTAGAGTTCGTCTCCATCAACTCCAGCAGGGCCGCCCGCGACGACACCGCGCCCGACCCCATGCTGGTTGGTGATCCGATCCGACCCGAAAACAATTGCTGCCGATAGCTAGATCGATCGCCGACGTGTTTGTGCCTTGCGTTGCGCCGCCGCAGTTGAACGAATTCGTGCTGTGCAAGATTACAAACAAGTCGCTGAGGGCGGCGAATCCGGATCCTGCTCAGGGCGACGAGAAGGAGGAGAACGACGACGACAACGGGGAGGAGGAACCGGcccctgacggcggcggcgagtcaCAGGAGAAGCACCTTCCAGAGCAGCGGCccgcaggcggtggcggcgccggggcaCAAGGCgagcagcagcaaccaccacccggcggcggcgccgggtcgCACGGCAATCGGCAGCCAGCTGCAACCGAAGCTCCGAGCTGGGGACACATAGCGGCGCTGCCCGATGATGACTACCGTGGCGCAAAGTACTTCGTCGGCGTAGATGGTTCGAACCGGTCCGGCACTAACAGGCTCAGCGTGTTCGGCTCCGACGACCACATCGGGGCGttctacggcggcggcgccgggtcaCATGGCAATCGGCAGCCAGCGACAGCCGAAGCTCCGCACGGGCAACACATGGCGGCGCTGCCCGGCGATGACTACCGCGGCGCAAAGTACTTCGTCGGCATAGATGCTTCGAACCGGTCCGACACTAACAGGCTCAGCGTGTTCGGCTCCGACGACCACATCGGGGCGttcttcggcggcggcgactcacTGGGCACGCAGCGCGCGGGGCACCGACAAGAAGCGTCGGGCGGTGGTGCCGGATCATCGCCGGACGAGCAGCAGCAACCGACGCCAGAAGCTCCGAACgggggaggtgcggcggctACCGGTGCAGCTTCACAACAATCGGACGCAAATCTGTGCCACTGGGAATTTTGTGATTCTGCCATAACTTTTGCAGATTTTGTTGGTAGTACTTAAGTAACCATTTGGACGATCTTTGCCGTGACAATTGGGAGAATACTTTGCTGTTTGTTCTTTTGATTGATTTGATTTTAGGAAGCTCTGGTTATTCTCATTTTCGTCTAACTATGCTCCGATTTCTCTTTTTAAACCTTGCTGCAAGGGGCAAAATTTTGAAAACGTGAGGTTTGAACAAATTCCAAATGCTGTCACATGCAATGCAAGTCATTCGTTTTGGCaatttttcaaactaatttcGATCAAAATCAGCAACTCATGGAAAATTTTAGCAAGTTGCAAGGTTGGGATGATAATTGATACATGCTTGCTCCCCGCATTGCGGAAACCTCTGCCGTTTGGCGAGCACCACCAGCCCATCAAGCTCGGCTCTGTAGGGAAGTGCATTGGATATTGATTAAGAGCAACTCTAAGAGTCTATTTAAAAAATCTTTCCTAAAACCATCTATTATATTAGAGCTCTACTAAAAATTTTATTCTTCCAAAATCATGTCATTCTATAGCAGATCCATAATAATAAACTCCCGAATACTTCAAAACTGACCAAGTCAGCACGTGGATCCTCCGTTGGGGTCCAGCACCTTCCCCCCTCCGATGAGAACTCCGAAGACTCCGGCTCCATCTCCTCCGATGACTCCGAAGAATGGAGTTTGTCACCGCGGGCACCGGCTGAACCGCTCTACCAACCACGCCACAGACGTTAGCTTCGTCTTCGACGCTGCGACGCGACTAGTGTCCCCCGCCCCTCCTTTCCAATCGCCCAAGAAGTCCGCAACATTCTGGATGGTCGGTGGCACCATCTACGCCCTGGACCTGAACAGCCGCGACGCCAACGAATCCCAGGAGCGCTGCCTCTTTGAGAGGCTCGGCCCCAACCCACAGAGCCGCTACAGGAATTAGCGGTGGGAAGCTCTGCCACCACCGTTCAAGGAGGACTGCTACCTCGAGCTCAAGTCCCACATCGTGCACCCGGACAGCACCACGGTGAGCCTGTCCTTCCGCATGGCCCAAACGTTCTCCTTCGACGGCGAGCGCCTCGAGTGGGCGCGCCATGGTTGCTGGGCCCTGCCGTTCGACGGCGAGGCGTACCACGTCCGCGAGCAGTTCGGGGTGACTTGGGAAGGATCGGACTCGCGCATATATGCGGGATGACGAAGCTGTTTTTGGTGTCCACACATTTTTACGGGAGGATGGAGCAGCTGTTGaaggtaagtttttttttccctaaataaGGTTTTGGGACAATTCTAAGggagttttggagttgctctaaatgGCAAGGCAGAAGGCCATGTGCCCTCAAAATCTTCTGAACATCACGCTAGATTTCTTTTGGCAAAATGGATGttttggtccctcaactttgttCCGAGGAtcaagttcgtccctcaactttaaaATCGACCAATTTAGTCCCttaacttttgtttttttttcaaactcgTCCTTATATTAACGCGGGGGCCCCATTTTGGCATGAGACATATAAAAAAAGTCCTTTTTGCCCCtgttccttcttcctctcctcaatTTCCATCATTAAGTACAATAAATAACAGTGTGATCCAAGcacataaatatttatacatatttactGAAAGAGAATGAATATTGAATGCATATATAAAATATGTATATTGTACCATGAGTACGTGAGCACATATTTGATTTTAGAGTATGCGTACATATATTGAGTTGTATATATACCGAAAGAGTGAGTAAATACTTGTTTGAGTACATAAATTTTTCATATTGACCTTGTATGAGCACATGCATGATTTTAAAGAGTATTAGTACATACATTTTTAGAAACTTAACAAATATATTTTAACAAATATATTTTTACATGTATATATCAAGGGAATATGAGCACATACATGTTTGGCCTACCTGAGCTAAgggtaaaaaaaaacttttcacATTAGTCTCATGCTAAATGCAGAATATCATGCCAACAAAGTGCAGATTATCAGTACAAGGATGAGTTTAacccaaaataaaagttgagggatCAAATTGTCCCTTTTGGTAGTTGAGGGACGAATTTGACCCTAAGGTCAAAGTTAAAGATCTTTCGTTGGACACTACGCTGAAAATCATACGTCGCTGCGCTTTGACAAATATTGTTACACTAGGTACAACGCACTTTGCCGATAACGTCCAAATTGGAGGCGTCAAACGTTTCGAGCACCAGGAGAATTCGCAGTCATTACTTGAACGAAACAACTGCACTCTAAGGACATTGGTAACAATCGCCACGTAACCAAACACACAAAACTGAACCAATCCCCACAATGTAATAACGTGCAAATAATACAACATGATCTGAAATGAAATAAAAGCGAACACATAAAAATAGATAGAAGTTACACGATCGAGGAAAGAATAATAGCTCAAACATACAGGTACTTTGCCCCCAACAATTTTCGAAAACGTGATCTCTGAAGTTTCACAAACAAGCAGAATAAACAGAGCAACGAAGAGAACCAATCCAAAAGGATGAGCCTCACTGATACCACAATGATTTGCATCGAAGACTCCCAACTGAGCCCATAGCAGCGATTGATGATTAAGAAGCCAGTTGGTTTTGGCTCCAAAAGGAGAACATCCCCTTATACCTTGCCGGGGAAAACTGGCGTGACAGCAATGCAAATGGCTTCTCCTTGCCGCAGCTGGTAGCGTATTTGATTGGTTCCATAGTCTTGAGTACAGGAACTATCTCTGGCAGTGCGGCACTTTCAGCTAGCACCAATGGAGATACCTTAGCAGATTCTGGAACACAAGTCACAGTTCTGCTGTTGATCCCACCACCACTGTGTGCCTTGCGATAATGAGAACTACTGGTATCAGTTCTGTTGCTGCCACTACTACTGGCACTGCGGTGCGAATGCGTCCTATCctttttgctgctgctgctgatgctgctaCTATGGCGAGAATGCTTCTTGTCCTTTTTGCTGCCACTGCTACTGCgactgctgctactgctgctctTGGAGGGCTTGTATTTGTAGTGGCCCTTCCTTGAACTCCTCTGGTGCCCTCTCACTGTATGTGAGGCAGAAGTCACAGGAGGATCATATACATCAGGAGCCCATGAAACACTCAACTTTGTCATGATTCCCTGCTTTGCACGGGTTCCCTTCATTGCAGAAACCAACCTTGGAATGCCCTGCATGGAAAGATAGTACATGTTAACAAAACAAATTTGGTCTGtgattttcaattttttttttttcagccaaGCAGATACAATATGGTACTATAACCACCCCATAAGGTGCTAAACCATGATGGCTGGCAGCTGTAATAAACTAAGAAATTATAATTCTAATAACATCAAATCCATATACCCTGCAAATATTAAGGTTCACAAAAATGGAATCAACACCGTCAATTTGTTGGCAAGCAACCATACCACCAACTACCAGGAAAAAGGAATTAAACCTCTATTGTTCTATTATCAAAGACACCAAATCACAGGCTGAATAATACAGAACTAGCACCTATTCCTAAATTAAGTCCCTAATAATTGTGAAAACTGCTGTAACTGAAAATAGAGCTACATAGCTACTGACAATTTGGTATCAGAACAATATGAATGCAAAGCAAATATCTGACCAGGAATatatgccaaaaaaaaaggaatccaCACTTTAAACTAAATTATAAACTTACATGAATTGAAGACTTGTCATCAACTGATTTACTAATTGATGATTCCGATGCATCACCACTTGGAGAGGCTGGTGATATGACCAATTCAGAGTCAATATCCACTAAATCATCAGTTGAATCAGATTCCATAGAAAGAACTGGGTCATCGTTGTCAGCATCGCTAGAATCTTCATCCAGATCTGATCCTTCATCGTTGTCCTCATTACCATAGGCTTGCATCACTTCAGTAAGAGCCATTCCAATTTCCTCAACCACCAAATCATCTTGCCCATCTTTCCAGCAAGCATAGCTGTGCTCACAACCTGGCTTTTCAGAGGTGTTGCAGCAGAGACATGAGCTGCTGCTAACACATTCAGCACTGAAGTCTGCCAAAGGCTCGCCCATCCACAAGCTTAATCCCAAATTACAAAGAGAAGTTTCTGTTGAAAGGAGAATGGGCACAAGTAATAAGCAAAATTTTCGCACAACTTTTGGCAGCATAAGGGCGATCCACAATTACTGGATACAATTATGAAGACTAATGCATAGATAGATGATGTCACAACCATATGCATGGGCATATTTTGCTTACTTTGAAGCTTcaagccttttcttttttcaaccTAAGTGGAACAGCTATGGGAACATGAGATCCATAAAAAGTATTTTGTTACTCAACACATTTTTGGGTGTCACTATTTTTGGAAACAACCACACAAACCACCTCGAACAATGAATAGCTAGATGCTGATCCAAGGGGCAAGGATAGTGATTGAAAAATTAGTTGGCTTCAAGCACTTGAAAGCACGGCAAAATTATTTATCTGTTTATCAAATTGCTAAGTGAAATTGGTGTGAATGTGACAATTTGTGTGCTAATTGGATCACACATACAATCATCTCCTACAAAATGTCCTAAGCATCAAACTTCAGAATATATTTACACGATCGTTATCTAAAACTCTAAATGATTCCATGGTGCTGAATAGCAAAATTTCAGTTAAGGAAAGCAGGAATGGTAAAAGTGATTTTTCAATACCTCTTTCCTTGTAAGAACGGCGATCACCACGACCAACACCCCAAATTGCTTTCCTTTCGAACCTGCAGATCGGACCCAGACACCAAATTCCGACAAACCGGGAAGCGCGCGAGATCGAGCACGGAACCCGCACGACCAAACAAGCCTCGAAT
This window encodes:
- the LOC101785949 gene encoding pentatricopeptide repeat-containing protein At2g02980, chloroplastic: MRLLKPQEAATLPREALEAHIVSLLRRCRGLLALRATHAHLLRIRLPRLTAAFALSKLLASCASHSPNAAASYARNLFDQIPDPTAFCYNSLIRALPAAGPSALAAYCRMLRAGSPRPNTFTLAFALKACAVAAPAPAHGEGRQLHAQAFRQGLEPSPYVRTGLLNLYAKCEEVALARTVFDGMAGDRNLVAWSAMIGGYSRVGMVNEALGLFREMQAAGVEPDEVTMVSVISACAKAGALDLGRWVHAYIDKKGITVDLELSTALIDMYAKCGSIERALGVFDVMVERDTKAWSAMIVGLAIHGLVDDALRLFSRMLELKVRPNNVTFIGVLSACAHSGLVDDGRRYWSAMQNLGIKPSMENYGCMVDLLCRSGLLDDAYSFVIGMPISPNSVIWRTVLVASKSSNRIDIVESASKKLLELEPLNPENYVLLSNLYASNSQWDRVSYMRKKMKDNTVGAVAGCSSIEINGYLHKFVVSDDSHPEIKEIRLVLREIADRVRRAGHKPWTAAVLHDVGEEEKEVALCEHSERLAIAYGLLKTKAPYVIRVVKNLRFCPDCHEVAKIISKAYNREIIVRDRVRFHKFMGGSCSCKDFW
- the LOC101786359 gene encoding dentin sialophosphoprotein → MGEPLADFSAECVSSSSCLCCNTSEKPGCEHSYACWKDGQDDLVVEEIGMALTEVMQAYGNEDNDEGSDLDEDSSDADNDDPVLSMESDSTDDLVDIDSELVISPASPSGDASESSISKSVDDKSSIHGIPRLVSAMKGTRAKQGIMTKLSVSWAPDVYDPPVTSASHTVRGHQRSSRKGHYKYKPSKSSSSSSRSSSGSKKDKKHSRHSSSISSSSKKDRTHSHRSASSSGSNRTDTSSSHYRKAHSGGGINSRTVTCVPESAKVSPLVLAESAALPEIVPVLKTMEPIKYATSCGKEKPFALLSRQFSPARYKGMFSFWSQNQLAS
- the LOC105914430 gene encoding NAC domain-containing protein 101, which codes for MSEESTAEAPGDAAAYHEEYLGVPGVRFAPTDQELIVHYLGRKLRNEPLPTDLVVDGRDAYAEHPKKLVPKLGEGIGGAWYLFSPRDRKYAGGMQPKREMGDGEGRWKAVEAEKLVLGGADGKEVIGAKRALTFHEHSHQVDALGKRKRVSSKSKPTKWKMVEFVSINSSRAARDDTAPDPMLLNEFVLCKITNKSLRAANPDPAQGDEKEENDDDNGEEEPAPDGGGESQEKHLPEQRPAGGGGAGAQGEQQQPPPGGGAGSHGNRQPAATEAPSWGHIAALPDDDYRGAKYFVGVDGSNRSGTNRLSVFGSDDHIGAFYGGGAGSHGNRQPATAEAPHGQHMAALPGDDYRGAKYFVGIDASNRSDTNRLSVFGSDDHIGAFFGGGDSLGTQRAGHRQEASGGGAGSSPDEQQQPTPEAPNGGGAAATGAASQQSDANLCHWEFCDSAITFADFVGST